The DNA window GATAGGAAACTGCAAGGGGACCTCATCCTGTAGCTCTCTGACCACAAGTTTGCATAAGCTTGCTGGCAGCCTTAGTATATGGACTTTTTGGGTAAGGAGCCTATGGGACATTTGTCCCGTGGAAGTGGCATGAGAaaaggcacacacaggcatgtggtTGGAGTAGTTTCTTGTGTTGAGAGGTTTACCTTGTCATCACCTTGGGGATATTTCAATGGTCACACATGTTCATTTGTACTGGGACCCTTAAGCTGCTGCAAACAGTCACATACAGATTACTTGAAATTTAAATGCAGGCTGTCCTTTCCAGCATGGGGACATGTGGGCAGGATGAGAGCGTACCATATTTTACACTGACAAAAGCTTTGTAGTCGCTGCACAATTTTGCCTCAAAAAGGTGTTAGATCTATTTCAACATCTACATCAACATCAATGTTTAACCATCTTGCTAGCACACAGTCATTTTGTTCTTTTATCTGAAATGATTTTTGCCCAAGTCAAGTTCCCAAATATTCTCCCATACTTTTCTAAAAAACAAATGACTTTACAATATTAAGCTTTGTGCTTGGGTCATATGTCCACAGATGGACTGTAGTGGTCTTGAATCTTCCCTTTTTTAGCAGTCAGTCAGCAGGTTGTTTCAGGGGCACATACTGGAGCGATGTCACCCTTTCCCTGCTTAAAAATCATTCATCTGTTAAGTGTCTGTTGACAACACCTGTTTGATGTCATTCTGGAGTCCTGTTTTCTGCTGTGTTGTTTCAGTGCCTACTCTGTTGATAGCACCAGGCTGATTAGGCACTGAGATTTTTCTGATTTTGACCTTTTCCTTTTCAGTATCATGTTTGAATATTCTGTTGTCTTTAATTTTCACAGTACTTTTCATATAATTTTgtgttattacatttttttctgaaggTAACCACTCCCCAGGAATATGTTGCACATATAAACTTGTTCAGGAATTGTTGACATATGAAGAATATGGTGTATTCCCAGTTCATTATATGTTTACAGCTACCTTGATATCTTTcgtcttttctttgattttctttccaaATGTAACATGAGTGAGTGTTGGGCCTGCATAGATATCTACGGACCTTGTGTATACCTAGTGTCCACCAAGGTCATGAAAAGGTGTCAGATTTCCAGAATGTGGAATTACAGAGTTGTGGGAGTTGTTATATGGCTGctggagttgaacccaggtcctctgcaataaCAAGTTAACAAGttaactcttaaccactgagccaacttctatctttatttcttcatggCTTTACATGTAGTCTTTCTTATGCTGATTATGAATATCccatttttatatttgtaattttatgtttttttgtcaTTACTGTAAAGAGCGCTAAGATATTAATTTCCACTTGACAGGAAAATATAACTGATTTTACCACTGACACCCCATCCTACAGCTTTGTAAACACATTTTTTACATCCAGTAGTCTTTGGTAGATGGGTTAGAATTCTTACGTAGATGGAACCATGTCACGTATGAGGAGAAAGAGTTTTACCTGTTTCTGAGAAGTGTAAAGCTTCTTTCGTTCTTTAAGAAACTCCTTTCATtgcgtaggcaaatggtcggaactggaaaatatcatcctgagtgaggtaacccaatcacagaaaaacacacatggtatgcactcattgataagtggctattagcccaaatgcttgaattaccctagatccctagaacaaatgaaactcaagacggatgatcaaaatgtgaatgcttcactccttctctaaaaggggaacatgaatacccttggcagggaatagagaggcaaagattaaaacagagactgaaggaacacccattcagagcctgccccacatgtggcccatacatatacagccatccaattagacaagatggatgaagcaaagaagtgcaggccgacaggagccagatgtagatctcttccgagagacacagccagaatacagcaaacacagaggcgtatgccagcagcaaaccactgaactgagaataggacccccgttgaaggaatcagagaaagaactggaagagcttgaaggggctcgagaccccaaaagtacaacaatgccaagcaaccagagcttccagggactaagccactacctaaagactatacatggactgaccctgtactctgacctcataggtagcaatgaatatcctagtaagagcaccagtggaaggggaagccctgggtcctgctaagactgaactcccagtgaactagactgttggggggagggcggcaatggggggagggtggggaggggaacacccataaggaaggggaggagggagggggatgtttgcctggaaaccgggaaagggaataacactcgaaatgtatataagaaatactcaagttaataaaaaaaaaaaaaaaaaacaagccagtaagcaacatgtATCTGTGGACTCTGCATGAGCTTCTGCCTTCACATATCTTCTCTGTTTAAATTTCTGTTATGAGTTCTGTCAATCATGAATTATGATGTGGAATTATAagagaaataaacccttcctatccttgcttgatttaaaaaaaatactcaagttaataaaaaaaaaaaaaagaaactcctttCATGTGCATGgctgtttgcctgcatgtttgtgcatctcatgaatgcctggtgcctacagaagTCAGAAGGGGCAATGGAGCCCCGGAACAGGAGCCGTGCAGTGTTGTCAGCTACCTTGTGGGTCGTAGGACTTGAACCCGGGTTCTGTGGAAGAGGTGCAGTGATCCTCACAGCTGAGCCATTCTCCAGACACCTGACCCTGTTTCTTTGTCCTGGTGAATACCTGGTGGCAAAAGGCTACCAGGAGTAATGAGCAGACATCCGACTCTTGCTCCCGATCGCTGGAAAACATTCATAATCGAGCACTGAGAATGAAGTGGACTGAAGTTGGGCTTAGTCTTGACTTTAACTTTTGTAGGTTGAGGAAGGTCCTTGCACTTCCATTTTCCACATAATGTTGCTGTATTTACTGAGATATTTCTAGTTTCCccttttttctgattttgttaatatgtcTAATGACATCAGTGTTTATTTCTAATATTTCCATTATTCCTTTTAACTAGGGTGCTTTTCAGGGATCCACATCCAGAGTTCAGTTGTTTGCGTTTCACTGGGACCTCCACTCCCTCTACTACTGAACTTTCACTATTCACCCAGACCTCAGTCAGCAGAAGAGTCCCTGCAGAAGCTCTGTTTCCATCCTCTCTAGACTTCTTTCTACCAATGACATCCTTTGTAGACCAGGGCCTTCTCTAAAAGTGTTGGTAGAAGCCTTGCAGGAATTTATAGGCAATTGTTAAGCAGGTTTGtggtgaatttattttattttactcaacAAATTATTGAAATTGGcattattatattcatattttacagAAAAACTGCTCGAAGGAATGCTTCCCAAAATCATCCCCACTGAGTCTGCTGCTAAGCTTCTCTGTTGCTATGCAGTGTTCATGGCCCTCACTGTAGTTGTAATTGCTCTATCTATTGCTTTGTCAGGTGAGTGACTCACTCTCCAAATCCTGCGTCCCTCTGTCCACATCCACATTGTCAGTTATACTCACTGAGCGCTGTGAGCCAGGCATTGTGGGAAGGGCTCCAGAGAAAACACACTGCAAGTTCCTGTTCTCTGGGGACTTAGGTTCCAGCAGGAAGATGCAGTGAAGGAACACACAGGCTGTGGTGTGCACAGGAGGCCAGGCTCAGCCTCCCTGGGAAGCTGACATCCAGCAGGCTCTAGACAGTGATGCAGGGGACATGGTACACCTGGGGGAACTGTGCAAGGCAGAGAATCACAAGAGCAAATCTCAAAGGTGAGGACAGAGAAGAGTAATATGGCCAGAAAGATACAGTGCCTCCCACCATGACCCATGGGTTTAGTAATCAGGGTCAATTGCATTTGAAAGTATTAAATTGAAAGTTTCTGAGGTAATAAATTTATAGGATTTTAGTACCACAGTATTCAGCATACTGTAATAAAATTTTGCACTGTCCTCTTATGTATGTGAATGATCCTTTAGTGCAACGTGTCCACATTGTATACACTATCTATGCAAAGTCCTCAATGCAACCCCAATTAGTAGGCTGGCTGTCAATAGTTGTCCATACAGAGTGCCTGCTGCTGTAGCCATCCCTACTGTAGTAAACAGTCATCCAAAGCTCAGGAGTGAGGCTGTTGTAGAAATGCACTTCCTGGGAACCCTACTGTCAGTGAGCAccagagagagaatgggacaAAGGCCCAAGGTGTGAGGCCTTTAGATAAAGGTGCATCATGCTTAGGAGAGGACTCCTAGAGATCAGTTAGGAAAGTTACAATCAAATTCACACCTCATAGCAGAGCTCAGGAGGGTAATCCATAGAGAAGACATGCTTGTTATGATTCCTTGTATTGTCTGCATTTTAGTAAAAAAGACACCACAGATCTCAGCTGTAAATACCTATGCTGCTTGCCAGAGAAACTGGATTGGATTTGGaaataaatgttattattttaatgaaACGGCAAGGAACTGGACATTCAGCCAGACCCTCTGTAAGGAACAAGAGGCTGAGCTAGCACGATTTGACAATGAGGAGGAGCTGGTAAGAAGTGGACAGGGattggtttgtctgtttgttctgTTGCATATTGCTCTCCCTTGAGATAGAGAGGTTACAGTTGAAGCATGAGGAAGGATCCCATCCCACGCACATGGAGACACGGgacacgtgtgagtgtgtgtcattTGCTGATGCTTGACTCCTGACTGGAGCCCTGAGACATCCAGGAAACATTCTCTCACACAGCGCTCACAGTCAGCTGGAAGGTCAGATCTGCCATTTTACTGGATACCGCATGGTCATGGGCGTTTTCCTCTAAGCTGACCCATGTTGTATACAGGAGACAACTGTTAATAACTGCAGTGGAAGGTTAACCCAGACCTCTCCTGGCCACACAGGAACATGTTGTTACATTGGGTACTTTAGTTCAAATGAGGGTCTTTAGAATTACAGATGTCAAGTGGATCCACTGACCACTGGTGACTAGTACAGCTCCAAATCTGTGCCCCTCAGTTACTCCCTCCTGTTATCTCTAGAGGAAGCTGTGGAGAGATTCCAGGATCATCtgaaacagagacacatgcattctcagctttttgtgttttatggcAGAATTTCCTAAAGAGATACAAAGGGAGTTCAGGTTACTGGATCGGCCTGCATAGAGAATCATCAGCAGACCCTTGGAAGTGGACAGACAACACTGCATATAACAACTTGTATGTTTTCACAATGTTTTTCTTCTACTGTGTTCATGTgttgtgatttgtgtgtgtgtgtgtgtgtgttgtggctaTGAAAGTTGAAAGCCAATGTCATGtactgagaaggaagaaaaatatgaacCTTTAGACTGtaggcagacacacatgcattggcCAATCCTTAGAAACTCCACCTACTGACAAATTTAAATCAATTGGATTCTCTCCCTTTTGTTAGCCTTCACCTTGACGTATTTAGAGATTGTTATTTCACTCCAAATATTTATCATTACCGTGGCATCAAAGGTAGACACTGTCTGTATCACCTCTTGAAAATCTTTAGTTGATTATAACTTCCATTGTGTGATGTACCCAGGCCTGCTGTTGGCCATCAAGGGCTCTAAATCCCTAGGAAGGCACTTCAGAACTGCAAATCTGAGAATTATCAGTCCTCTGTTTGCATGGTTTTACCTGGTCACAAAAGTAGAGACTCCAGGGACTTTGAGAATCTCCCTAAGTTCTTGTCATTAAAGAGCACTGGAGACAGTTCTTGAATGTGAGCACAGCCATTTTGAACAGACCCATTTCACTGGAATAGTAAAACACAGAACCAGTCACCTCCATAAGACCCTTCAGCAATTTACTAAGTGGTGCATTTTCTTCCAGTTTTATGCATCTGTGGAATAGTTCAAGAGAGCACTCATAATCACCCTTGTGAGGCCACCCACTGCTTCCATTCACATGAACATGGCAGCGAACATTATACACACATTACAGGGTTCAACATGAATGAGTGACAGAGGTGTCCTGATCAAGTCAACCCCTGATGATGTAAAAATTCCTAGGTTCAAAACTAGTGTATGGGAGTGCGGTGGACTGTGCTTCTGATCCATATTATACATAAGTGGAGAAGATGAGAGAGGTGATTGCAGGAGTGAATGCAATGGCAGACTCTGCagaaatcttttttctttcttgttgcttTAGGGTTCCCatcaaaggagaagaaaaacatgGTTTCCTGAGTGACAATGGGTTAAGCAGTGGCAAGGACTACATAAAGAGGAAGTCGATTTGTAGCAAACTCAACAGCTACACCTCACAGTGCCCGTAGTTTTGTGTCCTGGGTAGAGAGTTTGTCCTAGCAATCATGAGGAACACAGAACATGCTATCTACAGTTCCTGCATCATTAACAATCTGCTAAAATCGTCATCAGTTCATAATGTGTGGTGACGTCTATGATGACAACTGAGGTATATTTTGCTTGGGAGATCATGAACTgttctatattaaataagtattCAGGTATGAGCCGGTTCTCACATCTTAAACATAAACTAAATCACGTCAGTATTAGTTAcctctactttcttttttctcttttttaaattatattatttatttatattccaaatgctGTCCCCtccttgttcccccttctagagTTCTTCACTCCATACCCTCTCTTCTTTACTCCTGAAGAGATGTTCCTCCAACCCCCATCCTTAACCCACCCCACTCTGAGTATTTCCCTTCTCTTGGACTTtaggtctctacaggattaggtgcatcctctcctagTGAGGCCAacaaggtagtcctctgctatGCATGACCTGGGGGCTATGGACCATCCAATGTATCTTTTTTGGagacttagtctctgggagctcctaggGTCCAGGTGAGTTGATGTTGTTAGTCTTCCTTTGGAGTTGccatccctttcagctcctttaatgCTGCTTCTAACCCTTCCATAGGTGTCCCCgacttcagtccagtggttggctttAAGTATCTGTACCAGTCTCAGTCAGctcctggtagagcctctcagagggtgCAATGGTCTAGCTGGTATGAAGTTGAGCAATCCTCTAAGAGGGTAGTGAGGATGATTACAGGAAAGATAGAAAACAGATAAAAGATACAGATAATCAGAGGGCTATAGGTCAATAGCACGCCATCCCTGAGTGTATTTCTCACAGCTTTTTATAATATGATACCATGGGAAAGAAAGTCACAAGCCAACAGAAACAATTCTGTTGAAATGTATATGAGACAGTTTTCACCAAAAATCTTAAAATCTTATTATTGTTAGTTTTTACCAAGGTCAATAGAATCTTTAGCTCTTAGTGTTGAACCTCACAAGTTTGGCTAAGgactggatggcttttccttcagtctctgctctgttcttgtccctgcatttcttttagacaggaacaattttgaaGGTGATAACCTCTACTTTTATGACCAGATatgaagttttttttctattagtttttttctttgaatgacTGGGGCCTTAAAAAAATGAAGGGCAAATAACAGTGTGAATGATTCTGTCATGACAAAAAGATGATTATTGTTCTGTGGTCTTCTAATATTTTTAGAATCATCAACATTCTTTTATAATACTTAATGACCAACATGAAGGCAGACTTAGACAGGTCTAAAACCAATATTAGcattattaatttaattaataaggGATATTTGTCAAACTACTTTTAGATTTACTTCTCAGTTTTCCCTTTTAATTAAAGTGTACTAAGAATATGTTATAAACGAGTCATTTTACTTTCTtacttaattctttgagaatttcttcaCCCTGGCATACCAATCGAGTGTAGGCAATGAATGACCTTTTAGCTTCTCATCAAGAACCTGGCAACACAGCTCCCACTGAGAAGTCACTGGGATGTCTGCCAGTCTCTCACATCTGTGGTCAGGCCTGTGCTTCTTGAGCATGCAAATCCCTGGTGGCAAAATCCTTCAGGAACAGTCACTAGCACCACTGCTTCCTTTTTCCTAACATGGGGAATTCAACATCACATGAGAGGGATTTCCAAATCAAGAGGACTCCCCAAAAGAGGACCTAGATTTCTGGAGTGAGGTGTGCAGAGAAATGTCATGAGGAGACTGGATTGACTGTTTATGAATGTTGCTCCCATAAACATACTTCTCGAATGTGTACCTTATGGCAAAAATCCTTTAGAAGgagaattacaaaataaaaagggaaattgtAGAGAAAAGGCATGAGGCGACTGCTCCCAGCTTGCTAGCTGCTGGCCGTGAAGGATTTGTGTTCATCTCAGCACACTAAGATAAAGGTCAGGCAGACTGtctcaagcagaggatcctggtgctGTGCCAAGaaagctgcaaacctgaggaagtGGCCTTCCCGTTCCTTTTCTCATGAGAAATAACTTTGTTTATGCTTTAATTAGACATCACAGCAAAGAGTTGGACTGTACACAGGTTTCTCAGTCTGCAAAGAGGTTTGGGTCACCTTGAACCGAGACAAGCTATGGCTAAGTAAACAGCAACTGGTGGGAATAAGAAATCATGGCAAATCTTTATTGTGTTTTCTGTATAAAAGATGTTgaaatgtccaataaaatatgtattgttATTCTGTGTATCCCTTGTGGTCTGTTCATGTGATTCTACCCTTGGGACAGCAACACACTAGACTTTGATAAGTGGCCTCCAATTACAGGACACTAAGTAAGGAATACAATTTTTGCAGATGGCTGTAACTTTGGTGAGTAAACCTTCTTGCAATGGTGTAACTCTGCTTAGAAACTCATTGCATAAGGCACTTATGAAAAATACTCTCCATTACAGGGAAAAATGACAAGCTATCTATGCTTAGTATTTCTTTTCTGTAGCATGTATATAagtgtatgagtatatatgtaaacatgtatgaatatatgtggaGTTGATAGTGACTGAAGGTGTGGCCTGGccagagagaatgtgtgtgtatgaatgtttaaAAGTGTAAGTGACTGTGCATATTTGTCTGAATAAAGCAACttaattctttttccttcccttaaGGACCACCAGCAATCAACCTGTTGACTTAATTCCTAGCTGCTAAGCAGCATGTGTTAATTTCCAGATATTAGTGCTTATTAACGTACAAGTAGTAAAACGTTAAGCAAGAATTAACTTCTTAGCACAGAATAGTAAGAAAGAGTTAAGTTCACTGAGATGTATAACATTTACTCATGCagagttaaagagaaaagaagtcaGAATTTTTAAACCATAGAATGGGCAAGAAAGTTTTTAGACTCTTTTAGAAGTTATCAGTAAGCATTCATTATAGATTTTGGGAATTGGCAAAGGATGAAAAGGAATGTAAAAAAAGGCTGTTGAGTAAGGGGAGAAAACTCCTCTAAAGTTTGAGTTAATTTGGTCCTTCATTTTTGTAGTATTTTAGGCTGTGAGACATATATGTGCAGAGGGCTGGTGTTCACAAAGCAACCTTCTTATACCTgttcttcacattttttttaaccttcctaTAATCAGCCTAACTTGTACTGGCAGGACCGGTGAGAAAATGTAGATAAGGGAGCTCATGAAAAGGAATATGAGGAAGATACAATAAATTCAGCAACCATGAAGAAGGCTGAGATGAGACTTTAAGTCAGCAAGGAGAGAAGAGTGGAGTTTCAGAGAGGAAAAACCTGTCTGAGAAATTTTGAGGAATGAGAGAGAGGATGAAAGGAAGCATTTCCAGAGTTGACACAGAGGCCTGCAGCTGGGTTGGAGGCCACAGGCTGCAGGGGTGGTCTCCATCAGGCTCTgtcactgtgtgctcactgcaTGAGCACTCACTGAGCCCCCAGGGGACTGCAGCAGTGAGAAACTGGGGGAGAAATGGTGTGCTCTGGTAAAGGAGCAGCCCAGCAAACAGGACAGCTTTGCAGATTTACAGCTCTGATGTGGGTAAGTagttaatattctttgttttcatGGAGATGGCCTCAAATTTAAAGTATAAACTAATATATATTAAACAAGTTAAATATAAATTGTATTCACTGAATATAGTTTGTATGCAATAATATagttagtatatattatatacagtcAATATAAACcatgtatattaaatattaatccTATGTATTACATGCAGATTATATGCACTTAATACAGAGTATAACACTGAATGTAAGCTATATATGTTAGTGTATACATTATATGCAgtgtataaaaattatatgtgtaAAATGTTAGTGATATACTCTGAATGAAATCCATATATGTTAAGTATGAATTAAATATGAATTA is part of the Rattus norvegicus strain BN/NHsdMcwi chromosome 4, GRCr8, whole genome shotgun sequence genome and encodes:
- the Clec2d2l3 gene encoding C-type lectin domain family 2 member D-related protein → MPSSAHLQDPPPHLSRTLTQDEEQTSLRQSSSCGPSTTSASASESLSGSTKSRISQKKLLEGMLPKIIPTESAAKLLCCYAVFMALTVVVIALSIALSVKKTPQISAVNTYAACQRNWIGFGNKCYYFNETARNWTFSQTLCKEQEAELARFDNEEELNFLKRYKGSSGYWIGLHRESSADPWKWTDNTAYNNLVPIKGEEKHGFLSDNGLSSGKDYIKRKSICSKLNSYTSQCP